Genomic segment of Nostoc sp. TCL240-02:
TGATCGCTGATCGAACAAACAAAAAGTTTAGTATTAGCATTCCGAGCCATTTGCATTGCTGAGACTAAAGCACCTAAACCAGAACTATCGATAAACTTTACTTCTTTCATGTCAAGTAACAAAATATCGGCTCCAGTTACCAGAATTTCGCTAACTTCACGACGCAGTTCATTACCTCTAACACCATCTAAAATCCCAGATAATTCTAGTAATTTTACGCTCATAGTCATGGTTTTATCCTATTGTTTGACTGGGGAAAATGTATTTACATTTTGGCATTGACCTAAGCTAAAGTGCAATAGATATTGCAATAGTTTTGTATCTTAAAGGAATTTGCTTTAATTCGTGTTCGCGTACCGTGGCGTAGCCATACTTACTTGTGTAGTGCGGCTTGGTAATTATTATTTACTATTGCAGTAAAGAATCTAGCCTCTAGACATTAGCGAAAAATTTCAAAAGCTTTAAAATAACCATCTTTATAACCTAAATATCGTGCCCAGAAACAAGACATGTCGAGTGGCAATGTGGCAAACTTGCCACCCAACATGAAAAAATACTGCAAATTATACAGCTAGGATTACGTTATTCCTTGACGTTAGCACAACTATCGCATTGTTTCTTTCTAGATGGTCTGAAAATTCAGTGTCTGATTAAATCAAGATCAAGTTAGCGGCTCTGCGTTAAAGTAAAAATATTGGGATCAAAATCTCTGCCAGTAAGTTCAAACACCACTAATCTTTACCACTGCGGCGATAATGTCTCAAGAGCATAACGAATCACTCCAACTTCAAGAGATCACCAAACTTAAACCGAAACACTTTGCTGATTTAGTCAGATCAGCACAATTGATTTTCGACCCTACAGCCGGAGTTTCGGGAAGACATATAACAGTTGACTGGGAACAATTCGGAATTCCCCATGATGTGGCAGACAATCTCAAGTCACTTGGTCAAGAGTACCAATATGCATCTCCTCACATCCCTGTTGAAGTCATTTGGAGTAAATTAACTCCCAAAACTCGTATTTGGTTTGTTGAAAACAAAAATAAGTTGTGGCAAATTGAAGAAGCTTTCCCAGCCCTTGACGAAGATTAAAGAAATATGAATCATTTGTAGGGGCATAATCGTTGTGCCCCTAACTACCAGCAGCTAGGAGGACATTTTTTTACCAAATTAAGGCATCACGTATTTTTTAAAAAACTGCTGTTTTGCTTCGAAGGACTTTTAAGCTTTCAGCCTGCTGTTGCACGCGTTCACTAATGCGATCGCACGCTAACTTACAAAGCTCAAAAATCATTGGTTCGGCAATCTCGTAATAGGCACTTGTGCCTTTGGGCTGACGAGATAGAATTCCTGCTTGAGTTAAGATTTTCAGATGCTTAGATAGATTTGCCTGACCTAAGCTAGTAACCTCAGCAATTTCCATTACATTCATTGGACCTGATTTTAGACTAGCTAAAATCTGTAACAGAAATCAACTAGCCTTTTAGTCCAAAGTCCAGAAGTAAAACTACTGTCCCCTATACAGCAGTTTTCTCTTGTATGAAGTACAAAGAGCAGACTTTTAGCCACTTTGCTGCTAATTTGCTACTCAAAACGGTAGCCTTAAAGAAATACACTATATTTTGGCTATGTTGCCTAAACCCAAGAAATATTGGACACCCCAGCACTGGGCAAGTTGGAAGCCTTTCGGCATTGGCGAACAGTACCCTAACAACTATTGGGAAGTATTTCGGGCAATCTGGCTGTCTCGTGACAAACTACCTTATGCGTGGAATATTCTTGATAAAGGTGTTTGTGATGGTTGCGCTCTTGGAACAACCGGGATGAAGGATTGGACAATAGAAGGTATCCATCTCTGCAATGTCCGGTTGCGGCTGTTGCGGATGAATACTATGCCAGCTTTTGACCCTGTGCTATTGGAGGATGTCTCACAATTACAAAAGCAAAAAAGTGTCCAATTACGGGACTTGGGAAGACTTCCTTTCCCGATGATGCGTCAACGAGGGGAAAAAGGTTTTCGCCGTATTAGCTGGGATGAAGCTTTAGGGGTAATTAGTGATCGCATCCGTGCCACTACACCAGACCGCCTTAGTTTTTATATTACCAGTCGCGGAACTGTCAACGAAACTTATTATGCCACCCAAAAAGCTGTGCGGGCAATGGGAAGCAATAATATTGATAACGCTGCCCGCATCTGCCATTCTCCCAGTACGGCGGGACTGAAAGCTGCTCTGGGTGCAGGGGCCACCACCTGTTCTTATAAAGACTGGATTGGTACTGATTTATTAGTTTTCATTGGTTCCAACGTTGCCAATAATCAGCCAGTCACTGTTAAATATCTCCATTACGCCAAAAAAGCTGGCACGAAAATTGTAGTTATTAACACTTACCGCGAGCCAGGAATGGAGCGCTACTGGGTGCCTTCAATTGTGGAAAGTGCCGTTTTCGGTACAAAGTTTGCCGAAGACTTCTTCTTAATCAACATGGGCGGGGATATAGCATTTTTGAATGGCACAATTAAACACATAATTGCTAACAACTGGGTAGACCAGTCATTTATAGATTTACACACAGTTGGCTTTGCCGAACTCAAAACATCTTTAGAAAGCCAATCTTGGGAAGAATTAGAGCGGCTTTCTGGTACATCCTGTGAGCAAATGTACGCCTTTGCCAAAATGGTCAAAGAAGCCAACAAAGCGGTGTTTGTTTGGAGTATGGGCATTACCCAGCATGAATGCGGCGAAGATAATGTGCGAAGTATTATCAACTTAGCTCTCACCAAAGGTTTTGTCGGTCGGGAAGGCTGCGGTTTAATGCCAATTCGCGGCCACTCTGGGGTACAGGGTGGGGCAGAAATGGGCTGTTATGCCACAGTGTTTCCCGGTGGTAAATCTATCACTCCAGAAAATGCTGCCCAATTGAGTCAGCATTGGGGCTTTAAAGTGCCAGCGAGTAAAGGTTTAATTGCTCCAGAAATGATTAACGTCGCATATCAGGGGGAATTAGATGTGTTGTTTTCCGTGGGAGGGAATTTTTTGGAAGTGTTGCCAGAACCGGATTATGTGGAAGCGGCGCTGAAGAAAATACCGTTGCGGGTACATACGGATATTGTTCTCTCCAGCCAAATGTTGGTGGAACCTGCTGATACTGTGGTGCTTTTACCTGCGACGACTCGCTACGAAATACCAGGGGGAGTAACAGAAACTAATACTGAACGTCGGGTAATTTTCAGTCCAGAAATTCCAGGGCAGCGCATTGGAGAAGCGCGTCCAGAGTGGGAAGTTTTTCTAGAATTAGCAAGGCGCGTGCAACCAGATTTGGCAGATAAGTTGGCTTCTGCTGACACAGCTGCTATCCGTCAAGAAATTGCTCAAGTTGTCCCCCAATATGCTGGGATTCAACACTTACAACAGGCTGGCGATCAATTTCAGTATGGTGGGTCACATTTGTGCTTTGGTTGGAACTTCCCTACATCAGATGGGAAAGCACACTTTGGCGTATTATTGCCACGCCAAAGGGAATTACCAGAAGGTTACTTCTTAGTAGCAACGCGCCGAGGTAAGCAATTTAATAGTATGGTACAGGAACGTAAGGATGCAATTACTGGGGCGGTGCGAGAGGCAGTGCTAATAAATGCTGCTGATGCGGCACTGTTGGATTTAAAAGATGGGGATAAGGTAATTCTTAAGAATGAGTTAGGTGAGTTGTTCTGTCAAGTTTATATTGCGCCAATTCAGTCAGGAAACTTGCAAGTCCATTGGCCAGAAGGTAATGTGCTACTAGATAAAAGTAAGCGATCACTAGAAGGGGTTCCTGATTATAATGCGATCGCACGGTTGGAAAAAATCTGAATCAAGTCTCATTTTTTCAGCTTTAACATTTCCACCAGTATATCCATTAACTTATATCCCAAAGCCTTGTATGAAAATTACACAGCGATCTCATAAAAAACCCTCTCTTGAACTTAAAATTTCTAACATGGATATAAATGAACTTCTCAAATCTTATGCTGCTGGAGAAAGAAGCTTCCAAAGACTGAATCTGCAAGAAGCAGAATTAACAAATGCCAACCTCATAGGCGCAGATTTTAGCTATGCTGATTTACGTAAAACGCGATTTGGTAAAACTAATCTTAGCCAAGCTTGTTTACGGGAAGCAGACTTGAGTAAGTCTATCCTTTGGGGTATAGATTTGAGTGAAGCAGACTTATATCGTGCTGTTCTCCGAGAAGCTGATTTAATGGATGGAAAACTAGTCAACACACGCTTACCCCGCTCAAAGAATCTAAATCAACTATTAAAAATCAATTGGGTAAAGCCAGAAATGTTGAATGCTGATACAAAACTTTACATTATTAGTTACACTAAGTCTCAAAAGCTTAAATTAGTCAGCAAAACATCATCTCCTCAAACCAATGAACATAGCTGATTTTCTGACACATACAAGATTGAAGATAGCGGAATTTATCTAATAGTGTATGTCCCCATTGTTCGGGAATAGATAAAAGCTGTAAAATCAGATAGGCTATCAAGCTCACGTAAATTTGTATGGTAATACCATTGACGTTTTTGGTAATGAGTTTGTCAAGTTTTAAGTGCATCTTTAAAAACTTCCACAACAATTCAACTCCCCAACGTAATCGATAAATATCCCTAATTTCATCATCATGAACAGCTGCATCTCCCGACTCTGGTAAATTAGTCACTAAGCGAAACTCGGTTTTTGTCTCTAAATCACAGAAATTAATTACTCTATAAGCTTGAGCATCATCAGATGCACCAACTTTGACCAATCCATTTGAGCCATCAAATTCTAGTTTCCAATTGTTTTTTATCCGCAAAACAAAATATTTGTTTTCTTGTACTAATTCTTGGATAAATTTTAATCCAGCAAAACCCCTATCCATTACTCCAACAGCATTTATTGGGAGACTAGACATCATTTTGGAACCAAATTTATAATCATGGTCATGTCCAAAATTGATGAAGTTATCTTCTGGGCTTCCTGTGGAGAGATTTAAGGAACTAAACAGCTTGACTTGATGATGACCTAGTACCCATAACAATTTACTTGTGAGAGTAATAATTGTTGAATCTATTGGACAAATTGCATATTTATTGTGTAACTTTTTTTGAACTTTCTTCTGTACTAATTCATTTAATTTTTGGTAAATCTCTTGAAAAGGTTTTTGGCTTCGATGTAAATTTGCTTTAGAGAAAGTAGAAATATCTACCTCAAAACAATTGTTATTTAATCTGTTAAACAAATCTCGCATACTTGTTAAGCTGTTATCCAGGGCATAGGATAGCCAGCACTCAAAAAACAGACGACTGTTCAATACTGGATAATCGTTTTTTGGCAGGCTTTTCAGTATATCTTTGACAATTTTGGGAAATGAATTTATAATCACAATCAAACTAATATATTTTAAGCCTTAGCCCAAAACTACCATATTTTGGGCTATTTTTATCGGATTTTTCTTAACATTCAACACTTCTGGGGTAAAGCAACTGACCGCCCCACTTTACGTTAGATATTTCAATGCTTCCAGTCTATTCATTTAGTTAGATTTAACAATGAAAAACACGTCTCTAATTGGACTCAAGACAGGGATTTCATTTTAAACCTTTTACCAGATGATTGTCTCCATTACTATCAATTAGTCAGCTAAATTTTCTTTTTATTAATTTAATATAGACAAAACAATGAGCTAATATCTTTGATTTATAGCTCTAACTTGCTATGTCGATAATCTAGTTTCGCTACTGTTATTTATTCATCTAATTTATGATTAAAGCATTTAATATCTTCATTTATTTATCTCATTTAAATCTATCTAACACCAGTTATTATTGCTCGTTATTGACAATAGGCTTTGATGCCATTTTTGCTGATTCATGGCTGCTCAAATCTCTTTTTCGACTAAATATGTCTGTTTTAATTCCTGCTTCGCTTTTTGATCTCAGTAATTTCCCTCTGTGACACTTGGGGTGCGGAAGGTGGGATAGAAAATTGCGTTAAGGACTTCCCACATATCAACTTCACGCTTGCGACTACCGGGTTTTGGTTCTGGAATCATGTCACTTAGAAATTCATATTGAACACGGGTCAGATTGCTGGGGTATGCTTTACTCATGTCGCTCTCTCAGTGCTGTCTACTATATATTGACAGCGTATACTGAGAGAGCTTTTTTACCATCTCTCCGACTTTTCAAACACCCTCTAAGATTGAATTAGTACTGGCTGATAGCTTATATGGTGAAAGTAGCCAATTTATTAGTAAAATAGCTGAATATAATTTAGCATATGTAGTCAATTAGAAGTAATAATGGAGTCTGGTTGCCAGCAGGACAAGGCGTTAGGGCAAATAAATGGTGTAAATTTGAAAGAACATTTAGCAATCAAAAATCAGAAACTAGATACATTAGGGAAATAATTTATGGTAAAAAAAGAGCCATAACTTACTGGGAAATAACTACTGACCCAGAAACTATGCCAGAAAATTCTACCTCCTTCGTGATGACAAACCTTCAAGGGAATTTGAAGAAAACTTTAGGCGATTTATATGGATTAAGAACCTGGGTAGAATATGGGTTTCGACAGTGTAAACAGGAACTAGGATGGACAGATTATCGTTTCACTAATTTCCAACATATTGAGAGATGGTGATAGATTATTTTTTATGTTTACACGATGATTTTTTTAAATTCTCCAGTCTTCTTAGGCTTAAATAAATCTCGTCAAATTGAGACTGAGGCAGAAGAAAATAGTGATGTTGATTTTTCTAATCATCCGCAATGGAACCATGAATACGGATGGAAAAATACTTTAAATAATCTGCGTCTAATTATCCAACCACTTTTACTATTTTGGTTGATTTATCCCTTCCCTGGCTAAGTATTTTCCCTAATTCACATTTATTGCTAGGATTTAATCATTTAATTGCTGCAATGAATCAATTTAAACCTGGTTATGCTTGTGGATAATTTAACTTATTTACTACTTACTTGTTCCGGAAAGTGACAGAAGAGGAATACAGCGTTTCCTGCTGTTATGAAGTACACTATTTTCCCCTCAACAATCGCTCTTTTTCGACCCTTTCAGTACTAAACACGTACCTCACAATAGCGGTAACTGCTTGTATATTGGTGAATTTGGAGGGCGATGCCTACAGCGGTAAACTACGCATTTTGTGGAATCATGGAATGCGTAGTTGACAGCAGTAGATGCAAAATTTAACGCACGGTTTCCCGTAAAACCTCAGCATCAACGGGTTTAATCAGGTAAACCAACAATAGATTCCAAACAATTGCTGCAATCAAAGGTAGTTTGCGAATCAGCTTCACAACTTTGGGCACAGAACTGCTCTCAATCTCTGCAATTTTCATGTTGTAGCCCGCACAGCCTTGCAGGCGTGGGAAAAACTTGGGATGTTCCGTATTTAACATTACAGGGAAAGCTCGGCCGGCAGTTTCATTGGTGTTACGAACAACTTCGCGGTCAAATTCCGTCGCATCAAGTCCCAATGAGGTGTAAAAACCAGCCCGTTCATGAACTGTCAAAGTGTGGGTAGCAAATACCGATAACAAGAAAAAGCGACTCCACAACCTAGCTTTCCAGTTGTTCCACAGTTGTGGTTGAGAACGTAAAAGCGCCTTGAATATATCCCCGTGACGGTTTTCATCCTGACACCAACTCTCAAAATATTGGAATATCGGGTAAAACTGGTTTTCTGGGTGCTTTTCTAGATGTCTATAGATAATAATGTAACGCCAGTACCCGATTTTTTCTGATAAGTAAACGGTGTAAAGTACCCACTGAATTGGGAAAAACGTATAGGTGCGGGTTTTAGTAACATTGCCTAAATCTAGGGAGAGTTTAAAATCGCCCATTGCTTTGTTGAGAAATCCGGCATGGCGAGCTTCATCACGTGCCATCAGTTGAAATATTTCCGCTAGCAGTGGACTGCGATTTTTCAGCTTGCGGGATAGTTCTTTGAATAGCAAGAAGCCGGAAAACTCAGAAATGCAAGAGCGCTCCAAATACTCAATAAATGCCTGTCTTGCTTCACCTTCAATGTGTTCCCAAGACTGGTTAAATACCTCATCCCGAACAAAATGATGACGGTTGTAGTCTGTCCGCATTTCTACAAGCATTGCCTTTAACTCCGTCTCCTGGGCAGACAAATCCAGATTGGCGGCAGTTTCAAAATCTGTAGTGTAAAACCGGGGGGTAAGTACAGTTTCTTTGCTGGGGGTTTTAATTTCTGGCTTGGGTAGGGTATTAACCATGTGTAATGCGGTAAGCAAGTAAATAGTCTTATAGTTATCAAGTTATAATAAATATTGTTCTTTTGCTAGACCTATTTACAATCCTTCAGTAAAAGAGGAAATGCCCTATAGACTAACCCGTGTATAAGTTCTAAATTTATTAAGTTTGAATTTTTCCAGTGAATAACTATATAGTTATTCACTGGAAAAATTTCAGAGATTTTAATATGAGTCGTCATTCCGATAATTCTCTGCAAGAATCTACGAATAACACAGTATTCCTGGCATCACTTACCAACACGATACCCAAGAATTCACGGGAGCGAGTGCAGCAATTCATGCAGAACTTACACAATGAGATTTGTACAGTTTTAGCTCATGAAGCTAAATAATGCAGTAACAATCCGATAGAGTATCTGAGCATGTCCACTGATTTGGAATAGCATAGTGTTTTTCGATAGCGAAGCGGTAGCGACGTTAGGAGCGTCTGTAGGCGTGCTAGATACTGCCGTAAACGTGTATTTAACCTTCTACCCTTGTCATATATGTTTTGCTAATTATGTGGTCGCCTGGTTCAATAAAACTGGGGTAAACTTTCCATCCATCGGTGACGTAAAAATAGTACTGCCAACAGCACACAATCTCACATAAAGGTTTAAATGTTTCTGCGCTGTGTTCTCCCAGTACCCAAGCCAAAATCCCTTGACGGAAGTGATTTACTGCTGTCCACAACCAAATTTTGTTTTTTTTGAACCGACGAAAGTCTCTAATTCATCTAGTTCTCCTACTTCGGGAATCTCCTGGGTGGGTGGTGCATCTGGCAGTTGTTCACCAATAAGTTTTAGCCAATAAATTACAGTTGTGTGATGAACGCCTTTGTCACGCTCAATCAGTAGAACACCTCAATTCATCCCTCTATTATGCAACGCCGAAAAAACCAAAGCCTTCTCAAATGATGTTGAGAAGGCTTTGGTTGTAGAGTTTAAGTATTATCCCTGGCATCGAGCTATTTTTGCGTAGGGCGACCCCTAAACTATCGTTGCCGCAACAGCGTTTCACCTCTGAGTTCGGGAAGGGATCAGTGTGGTTCCACCGCGCAATAGACACCAGGAAAGACTGTAGGGTCAGAAGACCCTGAAGACTGCACAGAAACGCGAAACCAAATGATGTGAGGTCAAGCCCTCGGTCTGTTAGCACGGCTCGGCTACATACATTACTGCACTTCCACCTACCGCCTAAGAACGGGTGTTCTTCCCGTGACCTTACCCACTTTATGTGGTGAGAGCACTCATCTTGAGGTGGGCTTCCCACTTAGATGCTTTCAGCGGTTATCCGCTCCGCACTTGGCTACCCAGCGTTTACCGTTGGCACGATAACTGGTACACCAGCGGTGCGTTCCTCCCGGTCCTCTCGTACTAAGGAGGACTCCTCTCAATGCTCTTACGCCTGCACCGGATATGGACCGAACTGTCTCACGACGTTCTGAACCCAGCTCACGTACCGCTTTAATGGGCGAACAGCCCAACCCTTGGGACGTACTTCCGCCCCAGGTTGCGATGAGCCGACATCGAGGTGCCAAACCTCCCCGTCGATGTGGACTCTTGGGGGAGATCAGCCTGTTATCCCTAGAGTAACTTTTATCCGTTGAGCGACGGCCATTCCACTCTGCGCCGTCGGATCACTAAGGCCTACTTTCGTACCTGCTCGAGTAGTCACTCTTGCAGTCAAGCTCCCTTTATGCCTTTACACTCGCCGCACGGTTTCCAAGCGTGCTGAGGGAACCTTTGCGCGCCTCCGTTACCTTTTAGGAGGCGACCGCCCCAGTCAAACTGCCCACCTGAAACTGTTCCCTGACCGGATAACGGTCATGGGTTAGAATTCTAGCTTCGCCAGAGTGGTATCTCACCGTTGGCTCCATTATCCCCACAAGGACAACTTCATCGCCTCCCACCTATCCTGCGCAAGCCAAGCCCGAACACAATTCCAGGCTACAGTAAAGCTTCATAGGGTCTTTCTGTCCAGGTGCAGGCAGTCCGTATCTT
This window contains:
- a CDS encoding FdhF/YdeP family oxidoreductase → MLPKPKKYWTPQHWASWKPFGIGEQYPNNYWEVFRAIWLSRDKLPYAWNILDKGVCDGCALGTTGMKDWTIEGIHLCNVRLRLLRMNTMPAFDPVLLEDVSQLQKQKSVQLRDLGRLPFPMMRQRGEKGFRRISWDEALGVISDRIRATTPDRLSFYITSRGTVNETYYATQKAVRAMGSNNIDNAARICHSPSTAGLKAALGAGATTCSYKDWIGTDLLVFIGSNVANNQPVTVKYLHYAKKAGTKIVVINTYREPGMERYWVPSIVESAVFGTKFAEDFFLINMGGDIAFLNGTIKHIIANNWVDQSFIDLHTVGFAELKTSLESQSWEELERLSGTSCEQMYAFAKMVKEANKAVFVWSMGITQHECGEDNVRSIINLALTKGFVGREGCGLMPIRGHSGVQGGAEMGCYATVFPGGKSITPENAAQLSQHWGFKVPASKGLIAPEMINVAYQGELDVLFSVGGNFLEVLPEPDYVEAALKKIPLRVHTDIVLSSQMLVEPADTVVLLPATTRYEIPGGVTETNTERRVIFSPEIPGQRIGEARPEWEVFLELARRVQPDLADKLASADTAAIRQEIAQVVPQYAGIQHLQQAGDQFQYGGSHLCFGWNFPTSDGKAHFGVLLPRQRELPEGYFLVATRRGKQFNSMVQERKDAITGAVREAVLINAADAALLDLKDGDKVILKNELGELFCQVYIAPIQSGNLQVHWPEGNVLLDKSKRSLEGVPDYNAIARLEKI
- a CDS encoding STAS domain-containing protein, producing the protein MTMSVKLLELSGILDGVRGNELRREVSEILVTGADILLLDMKEVKFIDSSGLGALVSAMQMARNANTKLFVCSISDQVRMLFELTKMDRVFQTFADQDEFNRQVLATQ
- a CDS encoding IS4 family transposase, which codes for MIINSFPKIVKDILKSLPKNDYPVLNSRLFFECWLSYALDNSLTSMRDLFNRLNNNCFEVDISTFSKANLHRSQKPFQEIYQKLNELVQKKVQKKLHNKYAICPIDSTIITLTSKLLWVLGHHQVKLFSSLNLSTGSPEDNFINFGHDHDYKFGSKMMSSLPINAVGVMDRGFAGLKFIQELVQENKYFVLRIKNNWKLEFDGSNGLVKVGASDDAQAYRVINFCDLETKTEFRLVTNLPESGDAAVHDDEIRDIYRLRWGVELLWKFLKMHLKLDKLITKNVNGITIQIYVSLIAYLILQLLSIPEQWGHTLLDKFRYLQSCMCQKISYVHWFEEMMFC
- the acsF gene encoding magnesium-protoporphyrin IX monomethyl ester (oxidative) cyclase, whose product is MVNTLPKPEIKTPSKETVLTPRFYTTDFETAANLDLSAQETELKAMLVEMRTDYNRHHFVRDEVFNQSWEHIEGEARQAFIEYLERSCISEFSGFLLFKELSRKLKNRSPLLAEIFQLMARDEARHAGFLNKAMGDFKLSLDLGNVTKTRTYTFFPIQWVLYTVYLSEKIGYWRYIIIYRHLEKHPENQFYPIFQYFESWCQDENRHGDIFKALLRSQPQLWNNWKARLWSRFFLLSVFATHTLTVHERAGFYTSLGLDATEFDREVVRNTNETAGRAFPVMLNTEHPKFFPRLQGCAGYNMKIAEIESSSVPKVVKLIRKLPLIAAIVWNLLLVYLIKPVDAEVLRETVR